Sequence from the Spirochaetales bacterium genome:
AATTAAAAAAATTCCCTTTCATTGGCTTTTCTATGTTATAAAAACAACAAAGCGGGTTATTCTCGTCGATACAGGTTTTATTCAGCAGAGCTTTATTGAACTATTTAATGTCGAACATATTGATCCTGTTTCGATACTTTCCATGTGCGGCTTCAAACCGGAAGATATTACGGATATAATTATTACCCATTCACATTTTGATCATATCGGGGGCATACTCTCCTATCCCCATGCAAAGGTGCATATGTTTCAAGCAGAATATGATGCCTTTATGAGAAATCCATGTATTATATCTGTAAGAACATTTCTTGAAAACCATTCTGCGCTATATCTTTATGATAATGTTTATCATATCGGTCAATATATCCGAGTCGAACAGATAGGCGGTCACACAGCGGGTTCAAGCGTTGTTTATATCGATCTTGATGGTGAAACGATCGTTCTTACCGGTGATGAGGCGTATCTTGATGAAAATATAGAATTGGAGAAACCTATCGGAGTTTATTATGACAAG
This genomic interval carries:
- a CDS encoding MBL fold metallo-hydrolase, producing the protein MKKIAALIIIISVVSFACINRKQTDTKTYKSNQSLLSTERDIRLFAIRYGKSTYSTRYIFEKPDIIKKIPFHWLFYVIKTTKRVILVDTGFIQQSFIELFNVEHIDPVSILSMCGFKPEDITDIIITHSHFDHIGGILSYPHAKVHMFQAEYDAFMRNPCIISVRTFLENHSALYLYDNVYHIGQYIRVEQIGGHTAGSSVVYIDLDGETIVLTGDEAYLDENIELEKPIGVYYDKESNIKYISYLKLQGYRFYTFHSPYIITDETPWIEILP